Proteins found in one Crassostrea angulata isolate pt1a10 chromosome 3, ASM2561291v2, whole genome shotgun sequence genomic segment:
- the LOC128177008 gene encoding neuron navigator 3-like isoform X1, with the protein MPSLIKKLSGRVPSLPRIPEPSDSSEDDPILQRLGPDRNRIAWSGENTCSVIPNAQNGPTEPVHNEGSQSTARGILRNPAGRGQGGAAASAGALSGPSPKTPVSTRPRYNRTPVRMTVAGDWALKECETLTTWVNKVLKDTDAESVVDLRKCVGDGVTLVKLAEKTCGKFPKEVDTDINSRQDRIKNLQVCLSHLKSAGVDLTAIDAEDIADGNLKSTLLLIGNIKRNVEAESDTKTKKSAAFKGSNNVATFKMPGAVTLPGGMREPPLGVNDYPSTPQRRVSTHTSEDLIPGILRKEETVPRPQSVPPQPMISMTELNSGGAFQRGVEERRQLYSHNNYSTQLPRAGGGTRPPTAVKPSMPPANKPMSNAWSTESQKPQPGPMGAHSVEERLRSLISSPASERENLASRSFDDGELIVPFPPQPRNGATGGDNSTHQRYPSIPVHSQSNSYIPSRPNDRAQHGSRAEAILNQPSASSNYHESSRVQSPYKPSQVHNTSYQDLPLSHGGSIYPSAIPSGQLNQGYSDKSRSKVSTPSVDPEDWSPRRGHDNLGFSQDTSSPVREARGLNREDSEASSKGPGADGMRNAWNKLFGGRTSVQVDSRPQHSQHPKNLNNYLDMTGKDSRNHMTPPTTQRTSPLGQSIQGHGSSPSQLSSSPHSPSSVSYTGLNKPSTENLSGSQHTIGPSSKYPDYSGRPVASKESEEKRNDVFRDPRGLPPKPFPRANSDSTLHEPEASIFDYRNSFSEASSRSVTPPLPPLSNTDSDSSEGGPPLPRASNSATLSSQKTPDVVNSTTRVSSGDKKKRTYPSQLPSRNDKKHSFKSSSHSKFSHSQMNERMQDSGVLSDVREMGTDSDLPFDIEDTILTVDSIDTEMQTIHDGIQKMHLRGNEHFGGMKERLDNLEGLYSEVVRVLGTNPPSMRRRWSLASSDTSSLQRPVRKFKSQSGNPNSHSRSHHHHHHKDIKAINRRFQRLESHVVTLARSVAHLSSELRSHNSMVSELESLRKEVREMKEQQFILSHQSGPQGYNSLEHNKGWGPSLTNPKRINKLTQFFGQEPPLMEWFLKNLGYEKFACNFNAEHIGMLELPYMTEERLEKIGIPMGPRLRILQEAQNCFQHENLNIYIV; encoded by the exons ATGCCAAGTCTGATTAAAAAGCTGTCAGGGAGGGTACCGTCTTTGCCTCGCATCCCTGAGCCCAGCGATTCCAGTGAGGATGACCCCATTCTCCAGAGGTTGGGCCCGGACAGAAACAGAATCGCTTGGTCCGGAGAAAATACCTGTAGTGTCATCCCTAATGCTCAGAATGGACCAACGGAGCCTGTTCATAATGAAGGTTCGCAATCTACAGCCCGGGGCATTTTGCGGAACCCAGCGGGCAGGGGCCAGGGTGGTGCAGCTGCTAGCGCTGGAGCCCTTTCTGGTCCTAGTCCAAAGACGCCGGTGTCCACTAGACCGCGTTACAATAGAACACCGGTTCGAATGACTGTGGCAGGGGACTGGGCCTTAAAAGAATGTGAG ACACTAACAACTTGGGTGAATAAAGTCCTCAAGGACACCGATGCAGAATCTGTGGTGGATCTTAGAAAATGTGTAGGGGATGGAGTGACACTAGTGAAATTAGCTGAAAAAACTT GTGGAAAATTCCCGAAGGAAGTAGACACCGACATAAACTCACGGCAGGACCGAATCAAGAACTTACAAGTCTGTCTAAGTCATCTCAAGTCAGCAGGAGTCGATCTTACAGCAATTGATGCTGAag ATATTGCAGATGGGAATTTAAAGTCCACTCTTCTCCTCATTGGGAATATCAAGAGAAACGTGGAG gCAGAAAGTGACACAAAAACGAAGAAGAGCGCTGCATTTAAGGGAAGTAACAATGTAGCTACCTTTAAAATGCCAGGGGCAGTAACTCTTCCTGGTGGCATGAGGGAACCCCCTCTAGGAGTCAATG ATTATCCCTCTACTCCCCAGAGGAGGGTTTCAACTCATACCTCAGAGGACCTGATTCCAGGGATCCTGAGGAAAGAGGAGACAGTTCCTCGCCCTCAGTCTGTTCCTCCTCAGCCAATGATT TCAATGACAGAGCTGAATTCTGGTGGAGCTTTCCAGCGTGGGGTGGAGGAGAGGAGACAGTTGTACTCCCACAACAATTACAGTACTCAGTTGCCCAGGGCAGGGGGTGGGACTAGACCCCCAACAGCAGTTAAACCCAGCATGCCCCCCGCCAACAAACCAATGTCCAATGCTTGGTCCACAGAGTCCCAGAAACCTCAG CCAGGACCAATGGGTGCTCACTCCGTGGAGGAACGATTGAGGTCGTTGATTTCTAGTCCCGCCTCTGAGCGGGAGAACCTT gcTTCCAGGAGTTTCGATGATGGTGAATTGATCGTACCATTTCCTCCACAACCTCGTAATGGTGCAACagggggagataactctactcACCAGCGATATCCGTCCATACCTGTACATTCTCAGTCCAACTCATACATT CCGTCCAGACCAAATGATAGGGCACAGCATGGTTCTAGAGCAGAGGCAATACTCAATCAACCGAGCGCATCATCAAATTATCACGAATCATCGCGGGTCCAATCACCATACAAGCCTAGCCAAGTTCACAACACATCCTATCAAGACCTGCCTTTATCTCATGGTGGAAGCATCTACCCCAGTGCCATTCCCTCAGGGCAATTAAATCAGGGGTATAGTGACAAATCTCGGAGTAAGGTCTCTACCCCTAGTGTTGACCCTGAGGACTGGAGTCCAAGAAGAGGGCATGATAATCTTGGATTTAGCCAAGACACTTCTTCACCAGTGAGAGAAGCTAGAGGACTGAACAGAGAGGA CAGTGAAGCCTCTTCTAAAGGTCCTGGAGCTGATGGAATGAGAAATGCCTGGAACAAACTCTTTGGAGGGAGGACCTCAGTTCAAGTAGATTCAAGGCCACAACATTCCCAGCATCCCAAG AATTTAAATAACTACTTGGATATGACGGGTAAGGACTCCAGAAATCACATGACTCCTCCAACAACACAGAGAACAAGTCCATTAGGACAAAGTATTCAAGGTCATGGGTCAAGCCCGAGTCAGCTCAGCTCATCACCGCATTCTCCGAGTAGTGTCTCATATACAGGACTAAATAAACCCTCCACAGAAAACCTGTCCGGTTCCCAACACACAATAGGACCTTCATCAAAGTATCCAGACTATTCAGGAAGGCCAGTGGCAAGCAAGGAATCTGAGGAAAAGCGCAATGATGTTTTTAGAGATCCCAGAGGGCTTCCTCCAAAGCCTTTTCCTCGGGCTAACAGTGACAGCACTCTTCATGAGCCTGAGGCTAGTATTTTCGATTATCGGAATTCATTCAGTGAGGCTTCTTCCCGTTCTGTGACTCCTCCCCTTCCGCCATTATCAAATACTGACTCTGATTCCTCAGAGGGTGGCCCACCTCTTCCTCGTGCCTCAAACTCTGCGACTCTTTCCTCCCAAAAAACTCCTGATGTTGTGAACTCCACTACAAGGGTTTCTAGCGGGGACAAGAAAAAACGGACTTATCCTTCTCAACTCCCTAGCAGGAATGACAAGAAACATTCATTCAAGTCATCTTCTCATTCGAAATTTTCGCACTCCCAAATGAATGAGAGGATGCAGGATTCAGGGGTTTTGAGTGATGTCAGGGAGATGGGAACTGACAGTGATCTTCCATTTGATATTGAGGATACCATTTTGACTGTAGATTCCATTGATACAGAAATGCAGACAATTCATGATGGAATTCAGAAGATGCACCTCAGAGGTAATGAACATTTTGGTGGAATGAAAGAGAGACTTGACAATCTTGAGGGACTATATTCGGAGGTTGTTCGTGTACTGGGAACTAATCCTCCCAGTATGAGGAGGAGATGGAGTCTTGCTAGCTCAGACACAAGCTCACTCCAAAGACCAGTCAGGAAGTTCAAATCACAGTCCGGAAATCCCAACTCACACAGTAGGAGCCATCATCACCATCACCACAAAGACATCAA AGCCATAAATCGCCGTTTCCAGCGATTGGAATCCCATGTAGTTACACTAGCTAGAAGTGTAGCCCATTTGTCATCCGAATTACGATCCCATAATTCCATGGTCAGTGAGTTGGAGTCTTTACGCAAAGAAGTTCGAGAGATGAAAGAGCAACAGTTCATATTGTCCCACCAGTCTGGTCCACAGGGTTACAACTCTCTAGAACACAACAAGGGGTGGGGGCCCTCCCTGACTAACCCCAAGAGGATTAATAAACTCACTCA GTTTTTTGGACAAGAGCCTCCACTTATGGAATGGTTTTTGAAGAATTTAGGCTATGAG aaattTGCTTGTAACTTCAATGCTGAACACATAGGAATGCTAGAGCTACCTTAtatgacagaggaaaggctCGAGAAGATTGGAATTCCCATGGGACCAAGACTAAGAATTCTACAGGAAGCCCAGAACTGTTTCCAGCATGAAAACCTCAATATATACATTGTCTAA
- the LOC128177175 gene encoding optic atrophy 3 protein homolog: MPFPLIKLVYLFVKQVSKPLATRVTGYMKEKPFIRSYIMIPLAQAYHRSEANLKLMLLYNQKGHKVKVNPLSEEAAVNLASDMMNDIFIFTIAFVVLYQEYVRSAKSSAAEKLQRENEILSINNQLDDLVLITERHDAQLREAERERHHLLTLVSDLQTWSSSCTKLISEKQESHLREVFRRIKNLQAIQLTVHSKNSKVNHINIAMDRQDKSD; encoded by the exons ATGCCTTTCCCTCTTATTAAACTCgtatatttatttgtaaaacaaGTCAGTAAACCGCTGGCAACCAGGGTGACGGGATATATGAAAGAAAAGCCTTTCATTAGGAGCTATATTATGATTCCATTAGCGCAag CATACCACAGATCTGAAGCCAATTTGAAGCTGATGCTGCTGTACAACCAGAAAGGCcacaaagtgaaagtaaatcCCCTGAGTGAGGAGGCGGCCGTGAATCTAGCCTCAGACATGATGAATGACATTTTCATATTTACCATTGCTTTTGTTGTGCTATACCAGGAATATGTCAGAAGTGCCAAAAGCAGTGCAGCCGAGAAACTACAAAGAGAGAATGAGATCTTGAGTATTAACAATCAGTTGGATGACTTGGTCCTGATAACAGAGAGACATGATGCTCAGCTACGAGAGGCCGAGAGAGAGAGGCACCACCTTCTGACCTTGGTCAGTGACCTCCAGACATGGTCCTCATCCTGCACAAAGTTGATTTCCGAGAAGCAGGAGTCTCACCTGAGAGAGGTATTCCGGCGAATCAAAAACCTACAAGCTATCCAACTGACTGTGCACTCTAAAAACTCCAAAGTCAACCACATAAACATTGCTATGGACAGGCAAGATAAATCCGATTGA
- the LOC128177008 gene encoding neuron navigator 3-like isoform X2, whose translation MPSLIKKLSGRVPSLPRIPEPSDSSEDDPILQRLGPDRNRIAWSGENTCSVIPNAQNGPTEPVHNEGSQSTARGILRNPAGRGQGGAAASAGALSGPSPKTPVSTRPRYNRTPVRMTVAGDWALKECETLTTWVNKVLKDTDAESVVDLRKCVGDGVTLVKLAEKTCGKFPKEVDTDINSRQDRIKNLQVCLSHLKSAGVDLTAIDAEDIADGNLKSTLLLIGNIKRNVEAESDTKTKKSAAFKGSNNVATFKMPGAVTLPGGMREPPLGVNDYPSTPQRRVSTHTSEDLIPGILRKEETVPRPQSVPPQPMISMTELNSGGAFQRGVEERRQLYSHNNYSTQLPRAGGGTRPPTAVKPSMPPANKPMSNAWSTESQKPQPGPMGAHSVEERLRSLISSPASERENLASRSFDDGELIVPFPPQPRNGATGGDNSTHQRYPSIPVHSQSNSYIPSRPNDRAQHGSRAEAILNQPSASSNYHESSRVQSPYKPSQVHNTSYQDLPLSHGGSIYPSAIPSGQLNQGYSDKSRSKVSTPSVDPEDWSPRRGHDNLGFSQDTSSPVREARGLNREDEASSKGPGADGMRNAWNKLFGGRTSVQVDSRPQHSQHPKNLNNYLDMTGKDSRNHMTPPTTQRTSPLGQSIQGHGSSPSQLSSSPHSPSSVSYTGLNKPSTENLSGSQHTIGPSSKYPDYSGRPVASKESEEKRNDVFRDPRGLPPKPFPRANSDSTLHEPEASIFDYRNSFSEASSRSVTPPLPPLSNTDSDSSEGGPPLPRASNSATLSSQKTPDVVNSTTRVSSGDKKKRTYPSQLPSRNDKKHSFKSSSHSKFSHSQMNERMQDSGVLSDVREMGTDSDLPFDIEDTILTVDSIDTEMQTIHDGIQKMHLRGNEHFGGMKERLDNLEGLYSEVVRVLGTNPPSMRRRWSLASSDTSSLQRPVRKFKSQSGNPNSHSRSHHHHHHKDIKAINRRFQRLESHVVTLARSVAHLSSELRSHNSMVSELESLRKEVREMKEQQFILSHQSGPQGYNSLEHNKGWGPSLTNPKRINKLTQFFGQEPPLMEWFLKNLGYEKFACNFNAEHIGMLELPYMTEERLEKIGIPMGPRLRILQEAQNCFQHENLNIYIV comes from the exons ATGCCAAGTCTGATTAAAAAGCTGTCAGGGAGGGTACCGTCTTTGCCTCGCATCCCTGAGCCCAGCGATTCCAGTGAGGATGACCCCATTCTCCAGAGGTTGGGCCCGGACAGAAACAGAATCGCTTGGTCCGGAGAAAATACCTGTAGTGTCATCCCTAATGCTCAGAATGGACCAACGGAGCCTGTTCATAATGAAGGTTCGCAATCTACAGCCCGGGGCATTTTGCGGAACCCAGCGGGCAGGGGCCAGGGTGGTGCAGCTGCTAGCGCTGGAGCCCTTTCTGGTCCTAGTCCAAAGACGCCGGTGTCCACTAGACCGCGTTACAATAGAACACCGGTTCGAATGACTGTGGCAGGGGACTGGGCCTTAAAAGAATGTGAG ACACTAACAACTTGGGTGAATAAAGTCCTCAAGGACACCGATGCAGAATCTGTGGTGGATCTTAGAAAATGTGTAGGGGATGGAGTGACACTAGTGAAATTAGCTGAAAAAACTT GTGGAAAATTCCCGAAGGAAGTAGACACCGACATAAACTCACGGCAGGACCGAATCAAGAACTTACAAGTCTGTCTAAGTCATCTCAAGTCAGCAGGAGTCGATCTTACAGCAATTGATGCTGAag ATATTGCAGATGGGAATTTAAAGTCCACTCTTCTCCTCATTGGGAATATCAAGAGAAACGTGGAG gCAGAAAGTGACACAAAAACGAAGAAGAGCGCTGCATTTAAGGGAAGTAACAATGTAGCTACCTTTAAAATGCCAGGGGCAGTAACTCTTCCTGGTGGCATGAGGGAACCCCCTCTAGGAGTCAATG ATTATCCCTCTACTCCCCAGAGGAGGGTTTCAACTCATACCTCAGAGGACCTGATTCCAGGGATCCTGAGGAAAGAGGAGACAGTTCCTCGCCCTCAGTCTGTTCCTCCTCAGCCAATGATT TCAATGACAGAGCTGAATTCTGGTGGAGCTTTCCAGCGTGGGGTGGAGGAGAGGAGACAGTTGTACTCCCACAACAATTACAGTACTCAGTTGCCCAGGGCAGGGGGTGGGACTAGACCCCCAACAGCAGTTAAACCCAGCATGCCCCCCGCCAACAAACCAATGTCCAATGCTTGGTCCACAGAGTCCCAGAAACCTCAG CCAGGACCAATGGGTGCTCACTCCGTGGAGGAACGATTGAGGTCGTTGATTTCTAGTCCCGCCTCTGAGCGGGAGAACCTT gcTTCCAGGAGTTTCGATGATGGTGAATTGATCGTACCATTTCCTCCACAACCTCGTAATGGTGCAACagggggagataactctactcACCAGCGATATCCGTCCATACCTGTACATTCTCAGTCCAACTCATACATT CCGTCCAGACCAAATGATAGGGCACAGCATGGTTCTAGAGCAGAGGCAATACTCAATCAACCGAGCGCATCATCAAATTATCACGAATCATCGCGGGTCCAATCACCATACAAGCCTAGCCAAGTTCACAACACATCCTATCAAGACCTGCCTTTATCTCATGGTGGAAGCATCTACCCCAGTGCCATTCCCTCAGGGCAATTAAATCAGGGGTATAGTGACAAATCTCGGAGTAAGGTCTCTACCCCTAGTGTTGACCCTGAGGACTGGAGTCCAAGAAGAGGGCATGATAATCTTGGATTTAGCCAAGACACTTCTTCACCAGTGAGAGAAGCTAGAGGACTGAACAGAGAGGA TGAAGCCTCTTCTAAAGGTCCTGGAGCTGATGGAATGAGAAATGCCTGGAACAAACTCTTTGGAGGGAGGACCTCAGTTCAAGTAGATTCAAGGCCACAACATTCCCAGCATCCCAAG AATTTAAATAACTACTTGGATATGACGGGTAAGGACTCCAGAAATCACATGACTCCTCCAACAACACAGAGAACAAGTCCATTAGGACAAAGTATTCAAGGTCATGGGTCAAGCCCGAGTCAGCTCAGCTCATCACCGCATTCTCCGAGTAGTGTCTCATATACAGGACTAAATAAACCCTCCACAGAAAACCTGTCCGGTTCCCAACACACAATAGGACCTTCATCAAAGTATCCAGACTATTCAGGAAGGCCAGTGGCAAGCAAGGAATCTGAGGAAAAGCGCAATGATGTTTTTAGAGATCCCAGAGGGCTTCCTCCAAAGCCTTTTCCTCGGGCTAACAGTGACAGCACTCTTCATGAGCCTGAGGCTAGTATTTTCGATTATCGGAATTCATTCAGTGAGGCTTCTTCCCGTTCTGTGACTCCTCCCCTTCCGCCATTATCAAATACTGACTCTGATTCCTCAGAGGGTGGCCCACCTCTTCCTCGTGCCTCAAACTCTGCGACTCTTTCCTCCCAAAAAACTCCTGATGTTGTGAACTCCACTACAAGGGTTTCTAGCGGGGACAAGAAAAAACGGACTTATCCTTCTCAACTCCCTAGCAGGAATGACAAGAAACATTCATTCAAGTCATCTTCTCATTCGAAATTTTCGCACTCCCAAATGAATGAGAGGATGCAGGATTCAGGGGTTTTGAGTGATGTCAGGGAGATGGGAACTGACAGTGATCTTCCATTTGATATTGAGGATACCATTTTGACTGTAGATTCCATTGATACAGAAATGCAGACAATTCATGATGGAATTCAGAAGATGCACCTCAGAGGTAATGAACATTTTGGTGGAATGAAAGAGAGACTTGACAATCTTGAGGGACTATATTCGGAGGTTGTTCGTGTACTGGGAACTAATCCTCCCAGTATGAGGAGGAGATGGAGTCTTGCTAGCTCAGACACAAGCTCACTCCAAAGACCAGTCAGGAAGTTCAAATCACAGTCCGGAAATCCCAACTCACACAGTAGGAGCCATCATCACCATCACCACAAAGACATCAA AGCCATAAATCGCCGTTTCCAGCGATTGGAATCCCATGTAGTTACACTAGCTAGAAGTGTAGCCCATTTGTCATCCGAATTACGATCCCATAATTCCATGGTCAGTGAGTTGGAGTCTTTACGCAAAGAAGTTCGAGAGATGAAAGAGCAACAGTTCATATTGTCCCACCAGTCTGGTCCACAGGGTTACAACTCTCTAGAACACAACAAGGGGTGGGGGCCCTCCCTGACTAACCCCAAGAGGATTAATAAACTCACTCA GTTTTTTGGACAAGAGCCTCCACTTATGGAATGGTTTTTGAAGAATTTAGGCTATGAG aaattTGCTTGTAACTTCAATGCTGAACACATAGGAATGCTAGAGCTACCTTAtatgacagaggaaaggctCGAGAAGATTGGAATTCCCATGGGACCAAGACTAAGAATTCTACAGGAAGCCCAGAACTGTTTCCAGCATGAAAACCTCAATATATACATTGTCTAA
- the LOC128177008 gene encoding neuron navigator 3-like isoform X3 yields the protein MPSLIKKLSGRVPSLPRIPEPSDSSEDDPILQRLGPDRNRIAWSGENTCSVIPNAQNGPTEPVHNEGSQSTARGILRNPAGRGQGGAAASAGALSGPSPKTPVSTRPRYNRTPVRMTVAGDWALKECETLTTWVNKVLKDTDAESVVDLRKCVGDGVTLVKLAEKTCGKFPKEVDTDINSRQDRIKNLQVCLSHLKSAGVDLTAIDAEDIADGNLKSTLLLIGNIKRNVEAESDTKTKKSAAFKGSNNVATFKMPGAVTLPGGMREPPLGVNDYPSTPQRRVSTHTSEDLIPGILRKEETVPRPQSVPPQPMISMTELNSGGAFQRGVEERRQLYSHNNYSTQLPRAGGGTRPPTAVKPSMPPANKPMSNAWSTESQKPQASRSFDDGELIVPFPPQPRNGATGGDNSTHQRYPSIPVHSQSNSYIPSRPNDRAQHGSRAEAILNQPSASSNYHESSRVQSPYKPSQVHNTSYQDLPLSHGGSIYPSAIPSGQLNQGYSDKSRSKVSTPSVDPEDWSPRRGHDNLGFSQDTSSPVREARGLNREDSEASSKGPGADGMRNAWNKLFGGRTSVQVDSRPQHSQHPKNLNNYLDMTGKDSRNHMTPPTTQRTSPLGQSIQGHGSSPSQLSSSPHSPSSVSYTGLNKPSTENLSGSQHTIGPSSKYPDYSGRPVASKESEEKRNDVFRDPRGLPPKPFPRANSDSTLHEPEASIFDYRNSFSEASSRSVTPPLPPLSNTDSDSSEGGPPLPRASNSATLSSQKTPDVVNSTTRVSSGDKKKRTYPSQLPSRNDKKHSFKSSSHSKFSHSQMNERMQDSGVLSDVREMGTDSDLPFDIEDTILTVDSIDTEMQTIHDGIQKMHLRGNEHFGGMKERLDNLEGLYSEVVRVLGTNPPSMRRRWSLASSDTSSLQRPVRKFKSQSGNPNSHSRSHHHHHHKDIKAINRRFQRLESHVVTLARSVAHLSSELRSHNSMVSELESLRKEVREMKEQQFILSHQSGPQGYNSLEHNKGWGPSLTNPKRINKLTQFFGQEPPLMEWFLKNLGYEKFACNFNAEHIGMLELPYMTEERLEKIGIPMGPRLRILQEAQNCFQHENLNIYIV from the exons ATGCCAAGTCTGATTAAAAAGCTGTCAGGGAGGGTACCGTCTTTGCCTCGCATCCCTGAGCCCAGCGATTCCAGTGAGGATGACCCCATTCTCCAGAGGTTGGGCCCGGACAGAAACAGAATCGCTTGGTCCGGAGAAAATACCTGTAGTGTCATCCCTAATGCTCAGAATGGACCAACGGAGCCTGTTCATAATGAAGGTTCGCAATCTACAGCCCGGGGCATTTTGCGGAACCCAGCGGGCAGGGGCCAGGGTGGTGCAGCTGCTAGCGCTGGAGCCCTTTCTGGTCCTAGTCCAAAGACGCCGGTGTCCACTAGACCGCGTTACAATAGAACACCGGTTCGAATGACTGTGGCAGGGGACTGGGCCTTAAAAGAATGTGAG ACACTAACAACTTGGGTGAATAAAGTCCTCAAGGACACCGATGCAGAATCTGTGGTGGATCTTAGAAAATGTGTAGGGGATGGAGTGACACTAGTGAAATTAGCTGAAAAAACTT GTGGAAAATTCCCGAAGGAAGTAGACACCGACATAAACTCACGGCAGGACCGAATCAAGAACTTACAAGTCTGTCTAAGTCATCTCAAGTCAGCAGGAGTCGATCTTACAGCAATTGATGCTGAag ATATTGCAGATGGGAATTTAAAGTCCACTCTTCTCCTCATTGGGAATATCAAGAGAAACGTGGAG gCAGAAAGTGACACAAAAACGAAGAAGAGCGCTGCATTTAAGGGAAGTAACAATGTAGCTACCTTTAAAATGCCAGGGGCAGTAACTCTTCCTGGTGGCATGAGGGAACCCCCTCTAGGAGTCAATG ATTATCCCTCTACTCCCCAGAGGAGGGTTTCAACTCATACCTCAGAGGACCTGATTCCAGGGATCCTGAGGAAAGAGGAGACAGTTCCTCGCCCTCAGTCTGTTCCTCCTCAGCCAATGATT TCAATGACAGAGCTGAATTCTGGTGGAGCTTTCCAGCGTGGGGTGGAGGAGAGGAGACAGTTGTACTCCCACAACAATTACAGTACTCAGTTGCCCAGGGCAGGGGGTGGGACTAGACCCCCAACAGCAGTTAAACCCAGCATGCCCCCCGCCAACAAACCAATGTCCAATGCTTGGTCCACAGAGTCCCAGAAACCTCAG gcTTCCAGGAGTTTCGATGATGGTGAATTGATCGTACCATTTCCTCCACAACCTCGTAATGGTGCAACagggggagataactctactcACCAGCGATATCCGTCCATACCTGTACATTCTCAGTCCAACTCATACATT CCGTCCAGACCAAATGATAGGGCACAGCATGGTTCTAGAGCAGAGGCAATACTCAATCAACCGAGCGCATCATCAAATTATCACGAATCATCGCGGGTCCAATCACCATACAAGCCTAGCCAAGTTCACAACACATCCTATCAAGACCTGCCTTTATCTCATGGTGGAAGCATCTACCCCAGTGCCATTCCCTCAGGGCAATTAAATCAGGGGTATAGTGACAAATCTCGGAGTAAGGTCTCTACCCCTAGTGTTGACCCTGAGGACTGGAGTCCAAGAAGAGGGCATGATAATCTTGGATTTAGCCAAGACACTTCTTCACCAGTGAGAGAAGCTAGAGGACTGAACAGAGAGGA CAGTGAAGCCTCTTCTAAAGGTCCTGGAGCTGATGGAATGAGAAATGCCTGGAACAAACTCTTTGGAGGGAGGACCTCAGTTCAAGTAGATTCAAGGCCACAACATTCCCAGCATCCCAAG AATTTAAATAACTACTTGGATATGACGGGTAAGGACTCCAGAAATCACATGACTCCTCCAACAACACAGAGAACAAGTCCATTAGGACAAAGTATTCAAGGTCATGGGTCAAGCCCGAGTCAGCTCAGCTCATCACCGCATTCTCCGAGTAGTGTCTCATATACAGGACTAAATAAACCCTCCACAGAAAACCTGTCCGGTTCCCAACACACAATAGGACCTTCATCAAAGTATCCAGACTATTCAGGAAGGCCAGTGGCAAGCAAGGAATCTGAGGAAAAGCGCAATGATGTTTTTAGAGATCCCAGAGGGCTTCCTCCAAAGCCTTTTCCTCGGGCTAACAGTGACAGCACTCTTCATGAGCCTGAGGCTAGTATTTTCGATTATCGGAATTCATTCAGTGAGGCTTCTTCCCGTTCTGTGACTCCTCCCCTTCCGCCATTATCAAATACTGACTCTGATTCCTCAGAGGGTGGCCCACCTCTTCCTCGTGCCTCAAACTCTGCGACTCTTTCCTCCCAAAAAACTCCTGATGTTGTGAACTCCACTACAAGGGTTTCTAGCGGGGACAAGAAAAAACGGACTTATCCTTCTCAACTCCCTAGCAGGAATGACAAGAAACATTCATTCAAGTCATCTTCTCATTCGAAATTTTCGCACTCCCAAATGAATGAGAGGATGCAGGATTCAGGGGTTTTGAGTGATGTCAGGGAGATGGGAACTGACAGTGATCTTCCATTTGATATTGAGGATACCATTTTGACTGTAGATTCCATTGATACAGAAATGCAGACAATTCATGATGGAATTCAGAAGATGCACCTCAGAGGTAATGAACATTTTGGTGGAATGAAAGAGAGACTTGACAATCTTGAGGGACTATATTCGGAGGTTGTTCGTGTACTGGGAACTAATCCTCCCAGTATGAGGAGGAGATGGAGTCTTGCTAGCTCAGACACAAGCTCACTCCAAAGACCAGTCAGGAAGTTCAAATCACAGTCCGGAAATCCCAACTCACACAGTAGGAGCCATCATCACCATCACCACAAAGACATCAA AGCCATAAATCGCCGTTTCCAGCGATTGGAATCCCATGTAGTTACACTAGCTAGAAGTGTAGCCCATTTGTCATCCGAATTACGATCCCATAATTCCATGGTCAGTGAGTTGGAGTCTTTACGCAAAGAAGTTCGAGAGATGAAAGAGCAACAGTTCATATTGTCCCACCAGTCTGGTCCACAGGGTTACAACTCTCTAGAACACAACAAGGGGTGGGGGCCCTCCCTGACTAACCCCAAGAGGATTAATAAACTCACTCA GTTTTTTGGACAAGAGCCTCCACTTATGGAATGGTTTTTGAAGAATTTAGGCTATGAG aaattTGCTTGTAACTTCAATGCTGAACACATAGGAATGCTAGAGCTACCTTAtatgacagaggaaaggctCGAGAAGATTGGAATTCCCATGGGACCAAGACTAAGAATTCTACAGGAAGCCCAGAACTGTTTCCAGCATGAAAACCTCAATATATACATTGTCTAA